In Pangasianodon hypophthalmus isolate fPanHyp1 chromosome 5, fPanHyp1.pri, whole genome shotgun sequence, the DNA window AATGGCACAGGGAGTGGTGGAGTACAAGGAGGCGTATGGTACTGACCCTATAACCAGCCAGAACATGCAGTACTTCCTGGACCGCTTTTACATGAGCAGAATTTCCATCAGAATGCTCCTCAACCAGCACAGTAAGATCCTCTGTCAGCATTGTCATTATCATCTTAGTAGTTCCCAATTTCCCACAGCATTAGATTATGCAGCTTTATAAAATTTCTTTACACATAGGTACACCTAAAACAGATTCGCTTCAGTATAAAGTTTTTCTTCAAGGTTTGTTTAACCCTTTTTTTGTTCGACTGTGTTCATTGCAGCGCTGCTGTTTGGAGGGAAGGTGCAGGTGAATCCAGCTCATCCTAAACAAATAGGCAGTATTGATCCTTCCTGTCGTGTCACTGATGTGATTAAAGGTAGGAGCCTCAGAGGATATGACAGCATGACAATGGACTAAGTCTGCTGTATGTGATAGTGACATCATCCATGCCCTGTTTAGCTgttaaggtttaaaaaaaatcatcactttaattaaaaaaagtgttttttttcccctccagaTGCATATGAAAATGCTCGAGACTTATGTGACCGATACTACATGAACTCGCCAGAATTAAAGCTAGAAGAATTCAATGGTAGGGCAGAAATCTGTTTTACCATCTGCCTTATAACGAGAGCTTGACTTGGATAAAGCAAACACTTTCTTTCTAAAATTCTCTGTGCAGGTAAAGAACCCAACAAGCCCGTAACTGTGGTTTACGTGCCATCTCATTTGTATCACATGGTATTTGAATTATTCAAGGTACTCTTTGCAGTTACTGGTTCATTATGCAGCAATTAAAGACATTCATGTTGAGCTTAATTTTAAGtcaaacaaaaataagcaaAGGGCAATAACTGAAAGCCTACACTGTGTCTTTGAGGTCAGTATGCTTGTCCTCTGTGCCATTTAAAGGGTTCTGATCTAATAATATGCCCTGTGAATCCTTCAGAATGCCATGCGGGCCACCATGGAGCTGTATGGTGATGCTATGGAGTACCCTCCAATTCATGTTAAGATTGTCCTAGGTGAAGAAGATCTCACTGTGaaggtatgtgtgtatatatatatatatatatatatatatatatatatatatatatacacacacacacacacacacacatatatatacacacacacacacacagtgcagcatCTCACACTGATCTGTACCATTAGGTTCTATCTATCATAATGTTACATGCATATGTATTCACCTCCTTgaatttttcaatattttgtactgttacaacctggaacagGAATGGACTtatttgggattatatgtcTTGAGTCTACACAAAATagaccataacattaaaatgactCAGGTAAGGAGAGCATTAGCCCTTCTTACCTGGTCAATGGCTTTTGGTGGAAGGCCTCCTCTAGTGATAATAATGGATTTTATGGTGCTCTGTGGGACGTTCGAAGtttgggatatatatatatatatatatataatgcaggATTTTTGATTTCTAATAGTTCAAATATCTGGTAATTGAAATGTATAATTTCCTTGCTCTTTTAGGTCAGTGATCTTGGTGGAGGGGTACCACTCAGGAAGATCGACAGGTtgttcacatacacatactccaCTGCCCCGAGGCCTCAAATGGACACATCCCGTGCTGCACCACTGGTCAGTTTAATCTGTCACTGTCCTGTTGACTGACTGGAAATGTGCTTTGGCTGTTTCATTTAAGTGCATGTAAGCGTTACATTAAATCACACAAATCTGCCCTTAGGCTGGTTATGGCTACGGTCTGCCCATCTCCAGACTGTATGCCCGGTACTTCCAGGGGGAACTGCAGCTCTACTCAATGGAGGGCCATGGCACAGATGCTGTTATATACATCAGGGTAAgagaataaacatattaaatattacatagtGTTCTTGGGAAAAACAttgaaaacattaacattaagaaATGCATACTTGTATTCTTGTCAGTAAGTGGAGATTAAAAGTCATACTCTTCTTCTTAAAGGCACTTTCTACAGAGTCCATTGAAAGACTCCCGGTATATAACAAATCAGCATGGAAACATTACAAGACCATCCATGAGGCAGATGACTGGAGTGTGCCGAGCAAAGAACCCAAAGACATGAGCACCTTCCGCAGCATGTAGTGGCTCTGCACGAAAGGCAGAGCACATAATGCACGAAAGGCAGAGCACATAATGCACAAAAGGCAGAGCACATAATGCACGTTGAGATTATATTACTTGGAATGTACAATGATAATTTCTATAAAGTATGAATGAAAGTGTTTGATTTTCACTTGCATTGAAATTATTGTATTGTAAATTATATTGAGTGGGCTATTAAGTATCTAGTCTCAAAGCTCAGTGGGAGATCCTGTATTAGTCTAATTGGTTGTCAGTGTTTGGATGCCTTTTGATTAGGCATTGGGTGTTACAGTGATTGCCAGTCCATatgttttgacattttttttttcttttctttttttttttaaacattttgcagcattttttttgtaattctttACAAACATACTTGTTAATAATAAGCTCATAAGTGTTACAAAATTAGTGACATTAACTTACAGACATGAGTATTTGTAGCCTTCACTGTCTATTGCTGACTGGTGTAATGATCGAAGTAGCTAATTACTCTATGATGTATGTAACTTTACTGACTGCTAaaaacatactaacacacaaacacgcacacaaaaaaagtgaaaataaatttattgGTGCAGCTTGTACTCTCGTACCAGAGAAATAACTGGATATTAGGTTTTCCTTATGGTCTGACAAAGTCCTGTATTGAAACaattaaaatccatttatataGGAACTCTATTGGGGCTTAGCCAATTGTACAACTAATATTCAGGAGGTTGTAGTAGGTGGGATAAACATGAAATACAACAAGAAGTTATGAATGATCACACTACATCAAAACTTTTAGcattctccatttttttttttaaatcacctgAAATTTTTAAGTCTTTTAACTCAACTCCATACCCTGCTTTGATGATCAGTGATAACCTTTAAGACCTGGAATAGATAGAAAGAGTATTACCATAACCAATGCAGTCAAACTGCAGCAACATCTAAAGAATTTcacttttttactgtttataaaTTGCAAAAAGGTCTTACACTATGAGCTATTCTACTCAGTAGAAAATGTGTCCAAAAGTTTAATCAATAATGTTTTTCGTCTGAAGTTAATAAGTGTATAAAATATCtcatttgtacatttaaaaaccaTGTCACCATTTGCCTCTTAAAAGACAAATATAGTGCTTTCACTCAAGGACTGTACAAAGTTCCAGCAAAGAAGGTTTATACAGGGGGACAGGAGACAGTTGTACTATTAAAAATAGATACAaagatgttttaaaaacattattcttTCCAAAATTAAaggcatgtgtatgtgtatcttgTTCTCTTAAGAGTCAAGAAATATTCTTTTGTTGTGcacataaaatacaataaaaagtcTGCTAAAGGTAGCACAGAGAATTCACTATCATCTAGATGGTCCACACTGGCTGTAATACATTTCTCTAATCAATGCTCTATGGCCCTAGAGAGGTCTCAGTTTTGTCAGCATGTTTTAAGAGTCCTGTTTAGGAAATGTACATGGTGCATACTCTGCACTGCCCTTTAGGTTTAAGGCATCAGGTGAAAAATTTTACAGTGTAGTAATTATTAAATCTGCTATTTTTCTGTTATGAACGGTATTTCTTTTGCATTAGGGTCAGGCAAGAGGTACAGACCTAATATATACCTGCTCTGCACATTAGTTCCTACTAATTAATGATGGATTGATTTTACATATTGACTGCATTAACATGTGTCACCTGCACATAACTATAGAATTAAACAGCAAAGGGCCGTCAGCTGCCTGCTTGACACAAACCAGAGTGTGTCAATGCTTCAGAGAAGTAGAaacaaagaggaagagagagcgagaaaccTAGAAAGAGATTAAGGTGGCTTCAGCAGATAGAGTCATTGTTGCCTGGCAGTCTCCCGCTTCGTCTAGCTTCTTTGTCACGTTTCTCACGCTGTTTTTCCAGTTTCTCCTGGGCTTTTTTCATGTCCTTCAGCTTTTTCTTAATCATGGCACGGTCAGTTTGGCTAGAGACTCCAAGCACCTGAACCAGAAAGACAGATACAATAAAATCTACCAAAATCTACAGAAATTTTAAACTAAAGCAACAAGCTCTCCCTGAGCAGAATAATTAAACCTGCTTACCTATGATAAAATCTCTAACACGCACTCAGGTAGCTTATTGTTTTATGAAACAGTACAAAATTTATATGATGAAATTTGTTGTTCCGtaaataatttgttaataatattCACAAACAATCCTTCCACGATGTATGTAGTCTTTTAACAGTAAGCTTCccttgctaagcaacataatgGGCAAAGATTAGGGTATTATACAGACAGAACAATTTCTTAAGTGTAAAAGGTTTTTGGTTCAATACAAATTCAATTATTGTGATGTGGTCACAGGTATGCATATATTGTGGATTTTACAATGGCTTCGATGCATCTCAGCCATTTCATAACAGTgtgttttagttatttaatttattgcacttttaagCATTCACCCACTTTTAGTCTGTCACTGTCCAGATTCATCAGCTGCAGTCCATCAACACCCTGCATAGTAAACTCAGGAGTGTACTGGTCCATGTTCATGCCCATCAGCCAATGGCACACTTGCTGAGTTGTCCACTCAGAGACTGGACGATTCTGCCACTGGTAGTCTTTCCCCGCTGAGCCAGGCTCATTATCCAGCATCTACAGGGATAAACATgtgtgtccacacacacacacacaaaattaacaTGGCTTTGCAATTTCAGctacactcttaggaaaagaGGTTCCATCTAGGTTTCCGTTAGAAACCTATAACCATtaatcatccaaaaaaaaaaaacctctgaggaacccttttttcctAAAAGTATAGtgataattttacaattttctcCATTACAGTAAGAATAGTGAGCATATTAGCCACACGTGCCAAAAAATAGATCCaaaattaaacacttcctgaTGATCACAAAACAATGCACAATAGCACTGCAGCTGCAGCATGAAAAGATTTTCTCTCTATTTGGTGCATCTTGGTGCAAacaaaacttctttttttttttttaaattaatcatgCACACCTACTTCAAATATTTCAAGCCTCCATGGCATGCAACATTTAGCAACATGGACACATGAAAGTTAAAAACAACTTGAAAGCCATAAATcaatcaatataaaataaatatttaaaggcAATGTGCAACAGCAACCAGACAGATTCTCACTGCACATCAggtcactttaaaataaataacacaaggTATGTTGATCCAGCCCTACAGATCACACATGCAGCATCACACttcatttgtaatttaaaaaacatccaCAGGCAGAAGTCATTATGGGGAGCAACATCCCCTCTGAAGACGACTGTTGACCTTGACAGTAATTTTGTGTGACAGGCCTGAgacaacagaaacacacagcattTAGCGTGGGGGTCACAGCACGCCACTCACCTCACTGGAAGAGAAGGTTAAAGTGTGAGCTCGGCCTGACAGGTTGGGCTCTGCCACAAGCCCTGCTAACTCTGAACTCGGACTGCCCGGTTTTGAATCATCTAGCACTGACATGCTCTGGAACGAGTGgggaaaacacaacacacaaatataatgGCTAGGCTAAtgatttaaatgcaaaaatagcAGGTGTTTTTCACTCAGTGTGGGACTGATTTCAACACTGACTCAGCGTGACACAGAAGTGAAAATACCCAGACTATAAAAACAAGCTGGCCCCGCTGATGTACTGCAAAACAGAGCAGACAGAACTTCCAGACTTGAGTCACATATACAAGTCAAATTTACACTCAACTCATGAAAAGAGTAATGGAATATTTCACAAGTGTATTTTCTGTTCTGCTAAGATCATTTTCAAGAATCTGTGCAACCAGTGCTGTCCACAGAGGGCAATGTTCAGCGAGACCAACCAGCATGCACAACTAAAAGTTCTCTTGGTTCTATCAACAAATCTACAACTACTCTAACACTACAACTAAAACTCACACAAATGCTAACACATTGCAACTCATGATAAGAGCACAGACATGTTCTTGATAGTGAAAACCATTAAAAAGTGTTGAAGCCCACTTAGGATCACTGCAATGTAAAGAGTAGACATGCTGGTAACCAGATTTTACTGGACATTCAAGCAAGTTCAGGTATGAACTAAAGGATAACATAGCCCTTAGTAGCATGCACTAATTAAAACCCAACACAAACTACTACCGCCATTCTAACTGTATGAGTAGGGAATAATAAATACTCATCTAATGTGACTATGTTGTTAGCTTGGAGCTAGAAGTTAATGAATCTCATCTAGAAGTCAAGGTGAAATATACTGTACCAAATCTAAAGATCGACTGAACAGAGAGGACCAGGAAAGATTTGTCTGTTTGGAAAAAGGGATGTTGGTCAGTGACAGTACTGCTATAATCATGGCCAGACAGTTTCCCatatatttttgaaaagcaAGAAAACATGTTCCCAGAGTCATAGATTTCAGGGGCTTGATCTCAGGCCTTGAATCTGAGCTGAGGGGTTTAACATGGCTGATTGTGGGTCTGTCTCTTGCTTTCATCTAGCCATCCTAACTGCTGCCAACTGGCCTCCTTCTCTTTCAGCCTCTACTTTCTCTTTGCCTCTTATCATCTCTCAGACTCTCTATCCCTTTAtcactctttttcttctcacccatctcctctttttctttcctctaaTCTGCTTCCTCCTCATCATTCCCTCTCATTAGTGATGTTTGACACATTTGATGACCTTGGTCACATACTGCCAGAAATGTGGAAATAGTGTTTCCTATTTTGGCTATGAAGCAAACTGGAGGCTGGGGTGGTCAGGGATAAAACACAGAGCTACCAATCTCACATtccattataaatattaaactttttaaCTATATTTAGAAGATAGCATTAACTGGAAAAATCCCAGGGGGATGATATTGCATGGTGACCCAAGGGGTCAAAGCTTCCTTCCAAGTGAAGAACGTCATTGTACTATACACACGTACATGTATAATGATGAGGACTTTAATAGTGTATGGAGTAGGAGATAATTTGGAACTAGGTAATACAGACTAATAGTCCCTACAGAACTATTTAAAGCCCAAATAAGGAAACCCATCACAAAGCTAGTTAACTGAAAAAAGTCTTGCTATAACTTGCCATAATATCTgatagggctgcacaatatattgaaattatcaaaatattgCAGATGTAAATATTGCAATATGCATATCGCAAGGGCTTGAGAaaactgaatgatttttatacttcaaaaagttacgataagtcaaagttttagggtgaCACAggtagcagagaatgctttcttttccccaAAAGgacatgaaacatgtatgttggttatgtcattttcagcttttaaatatattaatttaatttaaattgattttacacacttatagcattcTCATACATcatattatttaacaagttattgaatattgcatttttcttcaatttaGTGTATTCTGTGTTATTGCAATACACAAATATCATTTACTTTTACTATTAAAGTCCAATGAGATTTCCTCATTATTCAAATAACCATTTACTTCTACATAAAAGCTGACTAGTAGCATCTCTATAGCCAGTGCAGACTTATGAGTGCACATCCTTTTGTACTTGTATGTTGTGTAGAAGTAAACAACTACTTGAATACGGGGCAATGAGCACAGTACAGGTACAGATCTAAAGATACAGCTCTACTGCTAAAGATGGGTTTTGCTTTCCTTCATCAAATCAAAGCCAAGCTAAAATCCCAATTTTATCATTATAAGAAAATTAATGCAATATATTAATTACTACAAAGCCTTTATGAAAATAAGGATCTGGGACAAGTGATAGCATGTCAGGTTTGGGTGGACAATTAGCTACAATGGCAGTAATAGTGTTAGTGTGATATATTCACATATGCTTTATACTAAACAACCCCATACTAGACTGTCCTAGCCTAACAAAGCTCATTGTAGTAAAATCAGTGAAGGACAGCAGAAGAATTTGCCTGCACCTTGTTCTTGCCGTCCTGCTGTTCACTGGGTTCTGCTGCAGTTTGAGGAAGACTGCTGGTAGAAGATGAAggctctcggtctctctctttgtccttaTCACCGAACCAAGAGAAAGGCATGCACGTTGGGATGGACGCCAAGGACTCTGAGGGCGAGATGTTTGGCCCTGACTCTTCCAGCAGCTCCGCTGAGCCTCTGGACATGAGAAGAGAAAGCAAATTGTGAAAAAAGATTACGGTGAATATATTACATTAGGAAAAAattcaacaataataataataataataataataataacaacaacaacaaccatacAGATTTAGCTGTGAATGCATGCATTCTGTATAGGATTCAGAGAGGATTTCGGGGGAGTTAGGCTTTGGAATGAATTGCATTTTCCTATATGTTCAGCAGttcaaaagcataaaaaaaatctttaaaaaaaaaaagtggtttgaTATGATGCAGATATAAGGCTGGTGTTTACCTGCTGTCCAATGATGCTCTCATTGcttctttgtcatgtttcttgCCTTTCCCACCAGATTTCCTGAGACCACTAGAGAAGAGCAGAGTACAGATTCACA includes these proteins:
- the pdk1 gene encoding pyruvate dehydrogenase (acetyl-transferring) kinase isozyme 1, mitochondrial, giving the protein MRILRALMSSASIGKLVDHYSRFSPSPLSMKQFIDFGSENGCEKTSFMFLRGELPVRLANIMKEINLLPDNLLRTPSVRLVQSWYIQSLLDILEFKEKNANSEKVISDFTAAVIKILSRHNDVVPTMAQGVVEYKEAYGTDPITSQNMQYFLDRFYMSRISIRMLLNQHTLLFGGKVQVNPAHPKQIGSIDPSCRVTDVIKDAYENARDLCDRYYMNSPELKLEEFNGKEPNKPVTVVYVPSHLYHMVFELFKNAMRATMELYGDAMEYPPIHVKIVLGEEDLTVKVSDLGGGVPLRKIDRLFTYTYSTAPRPQMDTSRAAPLAGYGYGLPISRLYARYFQGELQLYSMEGHGTDAVIYIRALSTESIERLPVYNKSAWKHYKTIHEADDWSVPSKEPKDMSTFRSM